The segment AGAGCCTAATTCCTAGGCTCTCAAGCCCTGACAATCCGAGCTCAAAAGTCGCTCGTTAAAGGTCATTTTGATTCTATGTATCTCTTATCAGGCTACTCGGGCGTGCTCTTAGTAGCTCTACTACTGCTACAAAATACCATAGACCAGTGTATAAATAGCACTGAAGTAGCCACAACTTAGAAATAAGTGTAGTCAAGCCGGGCAATTCTtttttcaaaaagaaaaatatataataaatgttTTTGTTAGTATGTTATAAATTGACTAATACAATTGATGCATGTAAAAGATACTTTATTTTATAACAATTTATTTATAAGATTGTTTCATTATTCtattattatttattacttTGTGAAGTAATGACACTCATACCAAGAAACAAATCTTCTCGAGCCCGAGCCAAAGTCGGCGAGACCAAAGGGTCGGCGAGGTGACCGTACAACGGTGCTGGAGCTGGCGACTCGACCTCGGGCCATGAGCTCTCCTCGTCGTCTCGTGAGACGACGACGGCTCCGTCTCTTAGCATTGATAGGGTTCTTTTCACAAATATGTCTACATGCCCTCATGCGCAAGCTATGCTAGTAAGCTCCGAGTGTACCGGATTCATTGTTAGTAGGTCTTCTGCtgtcttaaaaaattttaatttaattttaTCCTAAGTCACACAATCTaaaatttgactaaatttatagtgAGTATTAATATTCATATTATTAAATAAGTATcactagatttgtcttgcagtatAGTTTTATATAGTAGTACACTAATTTTAGTATCACCACTCTGGATTTCCTCTATTATTCTCATTTAAGAATGTGACGCTCTAAACTCTCACTAACACGCAGGCTGCACGGTGTAATGCTACGGCTGTAGTATACCGTGTACCCTAAACCACCGTAATTAACAGGGGCCTCATCCGCGTCGTGATTCGCGCACCACGGTGGGCCCCACAGCCCCCCTGACCCGACCCTCCGGAATCCGCGATTCGGGTTCGGTGGGCCACGAGGCGAAACACGCACCCGGCGTACCGCGAGGGGTTCCGGGCCCACCTGCCAGCCTCCCGCCTAAACCCCGTCGCCGCGCCGCCCCAGGCCGGGCGGCTGGAGGAGACCCGTCAAATCCAAGCAAAGGCCACCCTTCGAGGCCGGCCGGCGACGACTTCCCCCTTCCAAcaccctcctcctccgcccCTCCTTCCCTCCCTCTCCCCGCGCGCCATTCATCCATGGCGACGAACAGCACGGTGACGGTGCTCATCCTCGTCGCTGCAGCCGTACTCGCCTGCGCGGGCGGCGCGCGCGGGTTCTACCTCCCCGGCGTCGCTCCCGCCGATTTCCGCAaggtctctctctccctcctttttttttgttcttcttccTCTGTGCTTCGATTTTGTGTGTTTGCTAGGTGCGTTGGTTTGTTGATCTCGGTGAGTCCTCCACTCACGCTCTGAGGCTGTGTGGATTATTGCAGAAGGACCCGCTCGCCGTGAAGGTGAACCAGCTGAGCTCCATCAAGACGCAGCTGCCCTACTCCTACTACTCCCTCCCCTTCTGCAGGCCGGGCACCATCGTCGACAGTGCCGAGAACCTCGGCGAGGTGCTCCGCGGCGACCGTATCGAGAATTCACTCTACGTGGTAAACCTGTGCCACACGTGTTTGTCAGTACTTAGCGGGCTGTTCTGAGAGTCTGAGCAAAGTTCACTCGTGTATTTTTGCTATAATTAGCTCGGCGCTCTTGTGAAATTTCATTCGTCCTTGAAATGCAGTTCGAGATGATGGAGCCTAGGCTGTGCCAGATCGTGTGCAAGATTACTCCGAGCCAAGATGAAGCGAAAGATCTGAAGGAGAAAATTGAGGATGAGTACCGCATAAACATGTGAGAGGGCATATGCTGCTTTTCATAGatttagatcaatagcccatgtATTTCAGGTGAATGGAACGAGGAAGTGAACCTTGGTTTTTGTGGCTTTGCAGGATCCTTGACAACCTTCCTTTGGTGGTCCCAATTAAGAGGTTGGATCAAGAGGCACCTACTGTGTATCAACAAGGTGTGCATATCGGCATCAAGGGACAGTACTCAGGGGTGGGTTGATAATCTGCTACCTAGTCAGGAATGTCGATGCGTGCAGCTTATGTCAAATTTGTTCTGATTTGACTGTTGTTGATGCAGAGCAAGGAGGAGAAGCATTTTATTCACAATCACTTCACATTTCTGGTGAAGTATCACAAGGATGCAAACACAGATCTTGCCAGGATTGTTGCCTTTGAGGTTAAACCATACAGGTGTAATATTCTATCCTCTTTTCTCAACTTTAGCACCGTGCTTGCCATCATTTTCCATTTGTATGATTGTtataacaaaaagttatcatatCTGCTGACTGCTGCAGTATTAAGCATGAACCTGATGGCGATTGGAGGGGGAATGCTACACCCCTTAAAACATGTGATCCACACTCAAGACGCCTTGTCGTAGATTCTGATTCACCTCAAGAAGTAGATGCCAACAAAGATATCATTTTCACCTATGATGTTAACTTTGAGGTTAGTTTCAACTATTTTTCATCTTGAACTTTTTGTCTATGATCATGACAGAAGTCTCCCCTTTAAACCTACAGATAGACGGTATGTTTTATTTTCCTTGAGAATTTCAAATCTTCTGACATTTTCTTGTTCATATGTGTCATGCAGGAAAGTCCTATCAAGTGGGCATCACGCTGGGACACCTACCTTCTGATGGCAGACGACCAAATCCATTGGTTTTCTATCGTTAATTCACTGATGATAGTCCTCTTCCTCTCTGGGATGGTTGCCATGATCATGCTCCGGACTCTTTACCGTGACATCAACAAGTACAACCAGTTAGAGGACCAGGAGGACGCCCAGGAGGAGACAGGATGGAAGCTTGTCCATGGAGATGTGTTCAGGCCTCCTGCCAATGCTGACCTGCTGTGCGTATATGTCGGTACAGGCGTGCAGTTCTTTGGAATGCTGCTTGTCACCTTGCTGTTTGCTATCCTGGGCCTCCTTTCACCTTCGAACCGTGGAGGGCTCATGACAGCAATGCTCCTCCTCTGGGTCTTCATGGGGCTGTTTGCAGGGTACACCTCCTCGCGCctttacaggatgttcaaggGCTCAGAGTGGAAGAATGTCACCATCAAGACAGCGCTGATGTTCCCTGGCATCGTGTTCGCAATTTTCTTCGTCCTGAATACACTCATCTGGGGCGAAAAATCCTCAGGTGCCGTGCCATTCACCACCATGTTTGCTCTGGTACTCCTTTGGTTCGGCATCTCCGTGCCATTGGTCTTTGTCGGCAGCTACCTCGGCTTCAAAAAGCCTGCCATGGAGGACCCAGTGAGGACAAACAAGATACCACGGTCGATACCAGAGCAGCCATGGTACATGAACCCGGTCGTCTCAGTGTTGATCGGAGGCATCCTGCCCTTTGGCGCAGTGTTCATCGAGCTCTTCTTCATCCTGACATCAATCTGGCTGCACCAGTTCTACTACATCTTTGGGTTTCTGTTCCTGGTCTTTGTCATCCTGATCCTAACCTGTGCGGAGATCACCATCGTGCTTTGCTACTTCCAGCTCTGCGGTGAGGACTACCAGTGGTGGTGGAGATCCTACCTGACGTCTGGCTCGTCAGCGCTGTACCTGTTCCTGTACGCCACGTTCTACTTCTTCACCAAACTGGAGATAACGAAGACAGTCTCAGGTGTACTCTACTTTGGCTACATGCTCATTGCCTCCTATGCCTTCTTTGTGCTCACCGGCACCATCGGCTTCTATGCCTGCTTCTGGTTCACCAGGCTCATCTACTCTTCAGTCAAGATCGACTAGAAATCTAGGGACTACAGTTGTAACACTGTTTTGTGGGTTTGCGAAAGCAGAAGACCAAAAGAGAAATAATTGGTAACGAACATGAGAAGTTGAGAATGTAGCTAGTAGCGTGCATTATACAAGGTGAAACTTTAAACGCAGGTTGTGTATTCAGATAGGGTATTTACAGTTGATTCTGGAACACTACATTAGTTTACTTCGAAGCCACTAATTCAGTGTGTACCCTTATAGAGAAGGTTTGTGATGTTACAATCAAACGGTTTAACATTTTAACCATATCTTGTGTTGGTGACATTCTGAAGGAACCcagcatcttttttttttccgttGTGTGACTACTGGTTATGCAGAAATCGTCAGACAAGCTTCGATTTCTGTTGGTTTTAAACTGGAAACAGAAATCGTATGGAGACCGAAGTCTGGTTCAAACAATAAAAGATAAGTCACAAGTGAGACTTCTTTACGCAGTAAATAAAATTGGCATGTTCTACACGGATAGTAAGATAGTAGTAGCACACGAGCAAAGCACTTGAGATTCTGCACATATGGAACACATACACATTATTGGAACATCTCGGTAAGCTAGCTAATGGACGATCTCCACTGCCATCTCTAAGCCCGGCGGCTAGCCTGCTGGTCGCGCCCGTTCTTCTTGCCCCCGAACATGAGGTAGCCGAGGCCGCCAACGACGATGAGGCCGCCGACCGCCAGCGTCGTTGGGCTGTAGCGCCGTAGAGGGTTCGACGGATGCGCCGATGCCGACCCAGCGCGCTTGAGCGGGTCTTCTGCCATGGACGCCCACGCGTTCATCTTCTCCGGCCACATGACGCACCCACGATGATGCTCCTTTCTGAActctgatgatggtgatggctaCCTCCACTACACGGACTAGGAAGCTCTCTGTGTTTCCTGCTCCGTGCTGAAACGTGTTACGGGGTGCTAGAAGCAGCTTTATGGTGGTAGCAGGTTAAGCGGCAAGAGGACACGCAGGGAGTAACACGTGCATGCGTGACATCGTGGCACGGCCACGTGGCCCTACACAACATCAAGGCAATATCCACGCACTGGTCTGGTCTGCCTCAGGAATGAACTAGTAGCAGCCTACTAGAATATCTGTAGCAGTGCATCATGAGTAAATTGCCAGATGGAAAGAGAAACCTTTTTTTGTTCTTGTTTAGAGCCAGAAGGATCAGGAACATCACGTTTAACCATCTTATCTTAACTGATGATGGCAAAAAGCACAGCAGTATAGCCACTTGGATGTGGAATTGGAAAGTATTATTTCTATAAACTGCAATATTATTTTCCCTTATACAGGACAGGGATCATGTCAGGAAAGTTACAATTTCACCCGAATTCTCGGTAGGCATGCCCTAAATCTCTAAAAGAATGGTAATTTACATCGGCAGAAATTCAGGGTTCAGATCAAGTACCTTACATGGTGAATTGATTCATCGGTCCTATGGCATATACACTCTACAAAGGCATCAGTCTCTTGTACTTGAAGAACCAAAGGAAGGAGCAGAAGATGAAAACGCCCACCACTGAAGTAATTACAAGAACCCACTGGAATGCATTCTCTattttgaaaactgatgtctcAAAGTTCATCCCAAATATCCCAGCAACCACTCCGAAAATGGCCACAACAAATGTTGCAGTCGTTAGAAGCAACTCAAACTGGATCAGCTGGTTCCGCACATTGTCCTAGGAACATATGAAACTCAAGTCAAATAAACTACACAGAGCAGCAGTATGAGAAATGCATACATCTGATATACATATCCGAAAAAAGGATAGTATACAATATGTTGACGTACCAGCTGAATGTTGATGAAGTCTTCAGTGTCATCAATGTACTCTTTAAGCTGAAAGAAGGAGAAACAGATCAGACCCCTTTGACTTGTACTAATGCACATAACTGGATTTAAGATATTCTGAAGATAAGGCTTGGTACCGATGTCAGCTTGTTTAGAGTGCTGTCGATGACAACGAAATAAGCTTCCAGCAACATTTCCAGCTCCTGGATATGCTCTGTCGTTGTGTTATCTGAGCTCTTCGTACTGTCATGCCTACTTCTACACAAACTGAAAGCTTTCTCTAGCTTTCGTGATTCTGTGGGTGATGAGACTGGAGATACAGGAGCTGAAACTGAAgtcccagcagcgcctgctgaATTGTAGCCCAACAAAGACTGGTCACCAAAGACAGATGATTCCATCCTCATCTTCTTTTCGGTGAGATACATCTCAGCcatatcaccatcatcatccaTTAGTTGTTCTATTTCATCTCTGACCTATTGGAAGACAAAATAACAATTAGAAAACCAGTCTACACAAATGGTCTTCAACAAGAAGGAAAATCGAGATTAGGCTATATTTTACCTTTTGAACTCTTCTGGTCAATGCAACTAGTCTACTTTTTAATCGCCGGACGCGTTCCAAATTGAGCGTACTGATTTTGGATGTCAGCTCATCCAATAATGGATATGCTTCAATTTCCAATTCTGCTGCCTGAAGAGAAACAGAAAAACACACATTATTACATATGCAATGATTTTATTAATGTCAAAAGGCTCATCATTCTACACAAGGCATGCCTACCCTAACTTGCTTGGGACTAGAAACCATATCAACAGTCAACACTCAACAGAGAAATTTTGTAGCTAAAACTCAAGCCAAAAAGCCATAAGTTCTTGGACAGCATGGACTGAAAAACATGTGGTCTTCGTCTTTTAGAAGTTCCTGTTGGGTGTTTGACAGAGTTATCTCTAGGTACATTTCTTGTAATTGTATCCAGCTTTTACAAACACAATATTGCCAATAGTAAAACCTAACAAAGTTCGCCGCCTGTATAGTTACTTTTCAGAATTTTAGCATCCATGGATGCAATCACTCAGTATCAACCTTTTTATCAAATATGGAAAACACTAAACCACACATAACTCATACAGATAACAGCTAAACACCGAAAGTTACTAAATATGGAAAACACTAAACCACACATAACTCATCCAGATAACAGCTAAACACAGACAGTTACTGTCCCATTAATATGTTGGGCTGGTAGAATCAGGTCATTTTGAAAAATCACCACTCGTATAAAACCGAATGATATGCTAGCAATGCATTAATTAATACAATAAAAATCATATGTTCAGACATATTCCTGTGTCGAACAATTCAATTATCCATCGTTTTTGGTCACTTTTGAAAGCCTCTTCCACCTCAATTGGTAAACTCAAAACAATTCCTAAATTACAAGTAAAGTAACTCGAGGAAAATAAGTATTAAG is part of the Sorghum bicolor cultivar BTx623 chromosome 10, Sorghum_bicolor_NCBIv3, whole genome shotgun sequence genome and harbors:
- the LOC8058428 gene encoding transmembrane 9 superfamily member 8; translation: MATNSTVTVLILVAAAVLACAGGARGFYLPGVAPADFRKKDPLAVKVNQLSSIKTQLPYSYYSLPFCRPGTIVDSAENLGEVLRGDRIENSLYVFEMMEPRLCQIVCKITPSQDEAKDLKEKIEDEYRINMILDNLPLVVPIKRLDQEAPTVYQQGVHIGIKGQYSGSKEEKHFIHNHFTFLVKYHKDANTDLARIVAFEVKPYSIKHEPDGDWRGNATPLKTCDPHSRRLVVDSDSPQEVDANKDIIFTYDVNFEESPIKWASRWDTYLLMADDQIHWFSIVNSLMIVLFLSGMVAMIMLRTLYRDINKYNQLEDQEDAQEETGWKLVHGDVFRPPANADLLCVYVGTGVQFFGMLLVTLLFAILGLLSPSNRGGLMTAMLLLWVFMGLFAGYTSSRLYRMFKGSEWKNVTIKTALMFPGIVFAIFFVLNTLIWGEKSSGAVPFTTMFALVLLWFGISVPLVFVGSYLGFKKPAMEDPVRTNKIPRSIPEQPWYMNPVVSVLIGGILPFGAVFIELFFILTSIWLHQFYYIFGFLFLVFVILILTCAEITIVLCYFQLCGEDYQWWWRSYLTSGSSALYLFLYATFYFFTKLEITKTVSGVLYFGYMLIASYAFFVLTGTIGFYACFWFTRLIYSSVKID
- the LOC8069345 gene encoding magnesium transporter MRS2-B, with amino-acid sequence MAAAGAAAGDSIKQPLLHRAYPSHVASASSPALPSAAPGSASASAGGRRFPGGLDVPNLKKRGGGTRSWIRVEAATASVQTLEIDKATMMRRCELPARDLRLLDPLFVYPSTVLGRERAIVVNLEQIRCVITADEVLLLNSLDSYVLQYAAELQRRLLQRAEGDELPFEFRALELALEAACSFLDAQAAELEIEAYPLLDELTSKISTLNLERVRRLKSRLVALTRRVQKVRDEIEQLMDDDGDMAEMYLTEKKMRMESSVFGDQSLLGYNSAGAAGTSVSAPVSPVSSPTESRKLEKAFSLCRSRHDSTKSSDNTTTEHIQELEMLLEAYFVVIDSTLNKLTSLKEYIDDTEDFINIQLDNVRNQLIQFELLLTTATFVVAIFGVVAGIFGMNFETSVFKIENAFQWVLVITSVVGVFIFCSFLWFFKYKRLMPL